In the Parasteatoda tepidariorum isolate YZ-2023 chromosome 3, CAS_Ptep_4.0, whole genome shotgun sequence genome, one interval contains:
- the LOC107451814 gene encoding uncharacterized protein — protein sequence MIGIKANLPPSPDLSGEYCQHRRDAMKILEANQFVCVDKLGSGAFGDVYKMIDFSSREVTVKVVALEVGKPNETEIWPKLSQPNIIPLLEYCCFNDPGVAIFVMLVQRDTSLHAALDRPFLSQPNALDCIKSWLYDTLCGLTYLLSNEVCHLDLKADNVLISHDNKAVICEFSFLSSTTKITPRSELGLQPLYRPPEAYPFIGSEAEIEGRAYDMWALWNDGSGAINQPSSLWNISQRRKLGKGYSSCPV from the exons ATGATTGGGATCAAGGCGAACCTACCCCCCTCCCCTGATTTATCAGGAGAATACTGCCAACACAGAAGAGATGCCATGAAAATTCTAGAAGCCAATCAGTTTGTATGCGTCGACAAGCTTGGGTCTGGCGCCTTTGGCGATGTGTACAAAATGATTGACTTCTCCAGTCGAGAAGTTACAGTTAAAGTTGTCGCCCTAGAAGTAGGCAAACcaaatgaaactgaaatttgGCCAAAATTATCTCAGCCAAACATTATCCCTCTCCTCGAATACTGTTGCTTTAATGACCCAGGTGTAGCAATTTTTGTGATGCTCGTGCAACGGGACACTTCGCTACATGCAGCTCTAGACAGGCCATTTTTGAGTCAACCAAATGCCCTAGACTGCATAAAATCATGGCTTTATGATACTCTCTGTGGTTTAACATATTTGCTCTCAAATGAGGTTTGTCACTTAGATCTTAAAGCAGATAATGTCTTGATCTCGCATGATAACAAAGCTGTTATCTgtgaattttcatttctttcatcaACGACGAAGATAACACCAAG gTCTGAACTTGGATTGCAACCTTTATATAGACCCCCCGAAGCTTACCCATTCATTGGTAGTGAAGCAGAGATTGAGGGCAGAGCATATGACATGTGGGCCTTATGGAATGATGGTTCTGGAGCTATTAACCAACCAAGCTCTTTGTGGAACATCAGCCAACGCCGGAAATTGGGAAAGGGATATTCATCCTGCCCTGTTTAA